A window of the Brassica napus cultivar Da-Ae chromosome C5, Da-Ae, whole genome shotgun sequence genome harbors these coding sequences:
- the LOC125587098 gene encoding uncharacterized protein LOC125587098, whose amino-acid sequence MEVTGGSVMGDRNAWSIQCDINVALSSMEHSCLMESAADRNSIKDFQNVVRNCDMMDLAQVGPSFTWYNNQDDNPISKKLDRVMVNSCWINPFPNSFSTFESGGVSNLLRRHIQIREASKRNMKPFKFFNHIALHPRFLEVVDRVWNETAPLYHSLSALQIFQDKLKGLKSEMCGLNRDMFGDLPGRVKQAYDDLCVKHTEVMQNPQKSTFEEISDAWEHWHHTLSIEDQECSGWVISEVPHEVLAELVDYRCSTEYRVSLSKPVEVFEIKEVFFSMPSNKAPGPYGYPVEFYKAVWLVIEKGFTIAIQSFFLFRIMPHRINATLLSLIPKTTDAESMSNFRPIACCNVIYKFISKILARRLKATLPEAIEFNQCAFVEGRLLLENVLSATELVKDYHKSLVSSKSAIKLDISKTFEP is encoded by the exons ATGGAGGTTACTGGTGGATCAGTGATGGGAGATAGAAATGCTTGGAGCATTCAGTGTGATATTAATGTTGCATTATCTTCTATGGAGCATTCTTGCCTCATGGAGAGTGCTGCAGATAGGAACTCTATCAAGGATTTCCAAAATGTAGTTCGTAACTGCGATATGATGGACTTAGCTCAAGTCGGCCCCTCCTTCACTTGGTACAACAATCAGGATGATAACCCTATTAGCAAGAAGTTGGATCGTGTTATGGTCAATTCATGTTGGATCAACCCCTTCCCAAACTCTTTTTCTACATTCGAATCAGGTGGTGTTTCTAATCTCTTGCGTAGGCACATTCAGATCCGTGAGGCGTCGAAACGAAACATGAAGCCATTTAAGTTCTTTAACCACATTGCACTTCATCCTCGCTTCCTGGAAGTAGTGGATCGAGTTTGGAATGAGACTGCACCCCTATACCATTCTCTCTCAGCTCTTCAAATATTCCAGGACAAGCTGAAAGGTCTAAAGTCTGAAATGTGTGGTTTAAATCGTGATATGTTTGGTGATCTGCCTGGTCGAGTCAAACAAGCCTATGATGACCTGTGCGTAAAACACACTGAAGTGATGCAGAATCCTCAGAAGTCAACCTTTGAAGAAATCTCTGATGCTTGGGAGCATTGGCATCACACTTTGAGTATCGAAGATCAGGAGTGCAGTGGTTGG GTCATCTCAGAAGTTCCACATGAGGTCCTTGCTGAGTTAGTTGATTATCGTTGTTCAACAGAATATAGAGTCTCCCTCTCAAAACCGGTGGAAGTCTTTGAAATTAAAGAGGTGTTTTTTTCCATGCCTTCAAATAAAGCCCCGGGACCATATGGGTATCCAGTAGAATTCTATAAAGCAGTTTGGCTAGTGATAGAGAAGGGCTTCACCATAGCTATCCAGTCTTTCTTCCTTTTTCGGATTATGCCTCATAGAATCAATGCCACACTGTTGTCTCTAATTCCGAAGACTACAGATGCTGAGAGTATGAGTAACTTTCGACCCATTGCTTGTTGCAATGTAATCTACAAGTTTATCTCCAAGATCCTTGCAAGGAGACTCAAAGCCACTCTCCCAGAAGCCATTGAGTTTAATCAATGTGCATTTGTGGAAGGCAGACTACTTCTGGAAAATGTTCTCTCAGCCACTGAACTTGTCAAGGACTACCATAAATCCTTGGTCTCTTCCAAGTCTGCTATTAAACTGGACATCTCCAAGACCTTCGAACCGTAA
- the LOC125587787 gene encoding uncharacterized protein LOC125587787 yields MCGEIFEYNGSAVVAMVGKNCFAIVGSVFSSRRLPPISRESPRSTTVSSSASLYQRLVFRHKLYQLREERDMKPETFASLVGVDSLMMMHTHIIWSWLKILLYLEYSSLCPSPWDVLCYVENFCVASLAKAALILIVAYLFLFFIYIKSHENQMETNYHISISCLNFPVDIFLRIDNDWTSHRPTEPEVQSHCQKYQKDGNCNTERLLSLKELYCSRSQGHV; encoded by the exons ATGTGCGGCGAGATCTTCGAGTACAATGGAAGTGCAGTTGTGGCTATGGTGGGGAAGAACTGCTTCGCCATCGTAGGCTCGGTGTTCAGCTCCAGACGATTGCCACCGATTTCCAGAGAATCTCCAAGATCCACGACCGTGTCTTCATCGGCCTCTct GTACCAGCGCTTGGTGTTTCGTCATAAGCTCTACCAGCTTCGTGAAGAGAGAGACATGAAGCCTGAGACTTTCGCTAGTCTTGTCGGGGTTGATTCTCTGATGATGATGCATACTCATATCATAT GGAGTTGGCTAAAGATTTTGTTGTATCTGGAATACAGTTCGCTCTGTCCATCACCGTGGGACGTGTTATGCTACGTCGAGAATTTCTGCGTGGCTAGTCTTGCGAAGGCCGCCTTGATCCTGATCGTTGCCTACTTATTTCTATTCTTCATCTACATAAAGTCTCATGAGAACCAGATGGAAACCAACTACCATATCTCTATTTCTTGTCTGAATTTCCCGGTtgatatttttctaagaatagacAACGATTGGACTTCTCACCGTCCGACCGAACCAGAGGTGCAGTCACATTGCCAAAAGTACCAGAAAGACGGAAATTGTAACACTGAAAGATTGCTTTCACTCAAGGAATTATATTGCTCTCGATCTCAGGGACATGTTTGA
- the BNAC05G18260D gene encoding uncharacterized protein BNAC05G18260D isoform X2, translating to MAPYNFVDAPTAVFWDTNCCAVPADLHFIDVLHNIKRCLHESSYNGIVKYMVYDSGSPSLIDENPPVENMVITRFPEGGDPFEKFKKIFVDIMEWSIDRPVPANILYISGETNPHMTGLINKLVTRDFHFVRSVWSWCELSHGRPPFFNRFSDKLREGRCS from the exons ATGGCTCCCTACAACTTCGTCG ATGCTCCGACAGCCGTGTTTTGGGACACTAATTGTTGCGCAGTCCCTGCTGACTTACATTTTATTGATGTACTGCACAACATTAAACGATGCCTACATGAAAGTTCCTATAATGGTATCGTTAAATACATGGTTTATGATAGCGGAAGTCCTTCCCTTATCGATGAAAATCCCCCCGTAGAGAATATGGTGATCACTCGCTTCCCGGAAG GAGGTGATCCATTCGAGAAGTTTAAGAAGATTTTTGTCGATATCATGGAATGGTCGATTGATAGACCGGTTCCTGCCAACATTCTTTACATCTCAGGAGAAACGAATCCTCATATGACCGGTCTCATCAACAAATTAG TCACCAGAGATTTTCACTTCGTTAGAAGCGTGTGGTCCTGGTGTGAGTTATCTCATGGAAGACCGCCTTTCTTCAATCGCTTTTCTGATAAGCTGCGTGAAGGAAGGTGCTCGTAG
- the BNAC05G18260D gene encoding uncharacterized protein BNAC05G18260D isoform X1 → MAPYNFVDAPTAVFWDTNCCAVPADLHFIDVLHNIKRCLHESSYNGIVKYMVYDSGSPSLIDENPPVENMVITRFPEGGDPFEKFKKIFVDIMEWSIDRPVPANILYISGETNPHMTGLINKLGMDCYNTLLCVRDSLAAFPTNGRLPLVTRDFHFVRSVWSWCELSHGRPPFFNRFSDKLREGRCS, encoded by the exons ATGGCTCCCTACAACTTCGTCG ATGCTCCGACAGCCGTGTTTTGGGACACTAATTGTTGCGCAGTCCCTGCTGACTTACATTTTATTGATGTACTGCACAACATTAAACGATGCCTACATGAAAGTTCCTATAATGGTATCGTTAAATACATGGTTTATGATAGCGGAAGTCCTTCCCTTATCGATGAAAATCCCCCCGTAGAGAATATGGTGATCACTCGCTTCCCGGAAG GAGGTGATCCATTCGAGAAGTTTAAGAAGATTTTTGTCGATATCATGGAATGGTCGATTGATAGACCGGTTCCTGCCAACATTCTTTACATCTCAGGAGAAACGAATCCTCATATGACCGGTCTCATCAACAAATTAGGTATGGACTGCTACAACACGCTCTTATGCGTACGAGATAGCCTTGCTGCCTTTCCTACTAACGGACGACTTCCATTAGTCACCAGAGATTTTCACTTCGTTAGAAGCGTGTGGTCCTGGTGTGAGTTATCTCATGGAAGACCGCCTTTCTTCAATCGCTTTTCTGATAAGCTGCGTGAAGGAAGGTGCTCGTAG